CGCCGTGTTGCCGGAACCGCGCGAACCACTCGTCGGCAGAGTTGCGCGCGAACAGCGGTTCGAGGATCTCTTGGAGTGTCTCCCGGTTCGCCACTCGGTCGGTGTTCGACGCGAATCGCGGGTCGTCCCTGAGGTCCGGACGGTCAATGGCGTCGCAGAACGACTGCCACGACCCTTCACTCCCGATAGCGACGGCGAACCACCCATCGGCCGTCTGGAACGTCCGGTAGGGGGCGAGCGTCGGATGAACAGTCCCCGTTCTGGGATAGGGGGAATCCGTCGCGAAAGTGTAGCCCGCCCGCTCGGTCAGCCACGACGCGAGCCCCCCGTACATCGGCGCCTCTACGTACTGCCCCCCAACCTCGTCTCTGGCCGAGAGGGCGGCGAGCACGCCGATGACAGCGTACATCCCCGCGCAGATGTCCCCGATAGGAAGTCCCGGGCGGAGCGGCGGGCCGTCCGCAGTGCCAGTGACGCTCATGCTCCCGCTCAACGCCTGGACCACCATGTCGAACGCCGGCAGGTCTCGGTACGTCCCACTCGCGAACCCGGAGATGGAACAGTACACCAGGTCCGGATTTGCCGCCGAGAGCGCGTCGTAGCCCAACCCCCAGCGTTCCATCGTGTTCGGGCGGTAGTTCTCGATGATGACGTCGGCGGTGGATGCGAGGCGTTCGAACGCCGCCGTTCCCGGCGGCGTCGAGAGATCGAGGGTGACGCTCTTCTTCCCGCCGTTCAGTGACGCGAAGTACGCGGTCGTGTCGGTCCCTTCGAGCGTCGGCTGGACGGCGCGCGTTAGGTCGCCACGACCGGGGTGTTCTATCTTGATGATCTCCGCGCCGAGGTCTCCCAGGATGAGGGTCGCGAAGGGGCCCGAGAGCATCTGCGTGCAGTCGATGATACGCGTGCCGGCTAGCGGCGTCGGGCGCTCGGTGGTCAGCATCGGTCGGAGTACGGTAGAGTCACTGTTAACTTTTGGCACGTATG
Above is a window of Halomarina ordinaria DNA encoding:
- a CDS encoding CaiB/BaiF CoA transferase family protein; its protein translation is MLSGPFATLILGDLGAEIIKIEHPGRGDLTRAVQPTLEGTDTTAYFASLNGGKKSVTLDLSTPPGTAAFERLASTADVIIENYRPNTMERWGLGYDALSAANPDLVYCSISGFASGTYRDLPAFDMVVQALSGSMSVTGTADGPPLRPGLPIGDICAGMYAVIGVLAALSARDEVGGQYVEAPMYGGLASWLTERAGYTFATDSPYPRTGTVHPTLAPYRTFQTADGWFAVAIGSEGSWQSFCDAIDRPDLRDDPRFASNTDRVANRETLQEILEPLFARNSADEWFARFRQHGVPGAPVRDTTEVFEDEHLLSAPYTTTETVGDTELTLVTVPLLFSSLRTDLNRTPPSLGEHTDAVLGSVLTPEELAGLGG